Proteins encoded by one window of Arabidopsis thaliana chromosome 2, partial sequence:
- the BRM gene encoding transcription regulatory protein SNF2 (BRAHMA (BRM); FUNCTIONS IN: helicase activity, transcription regulator activity, DNA binding, ATP binding; INVOLVED IN: ATP-dependent chromatin remodeling, organ boundary specification between lateral organs and the meristem, regulation of gene expression, epigenetic; LOCATED IN: cytosol, nucleus, chromatin remodeling complex; EXPRESSED IN: 31 plant structures; EXPRESSED DURING: 15 growth stages; CONTAINS InterPro DOMAIN/s: Glutamine-Leucine-Glutamine, QLQ (InterPro:IPR014978), DEAD-like helicase, N-terminal (InterPro:IPR014001), DNA/RNA helicase, C-terminal (InterPro:IPR001650), Helicase, superfamily 1/2, ATP-binding domain (InterPro:IPR014021), Bromodomain (InterPro:IPR001487), SNF2-related (InterPro:IPR000330); BEST Arabidopsis thaliana protein match is: P-loop containing nucleoside triphosphate hydrolases superfamily protein (TAIR:AT2G28290.3); Has 35333 Blast hits to 34131 proteins in 2444 species: Archae - 798; Bacteria - 22429; Metazoa - 974; Fungi - 991; Plants - 531; Viruses - 0; Other Eukaryotes - 9610 (source: NCBI BLink).), with the protein MQSGGSGGGPARNPAMGPAGRTASTSSAASPSSSSSSVQQQQQQQQQQQQQQQLASRQQQQQHRNSDTNENMFAYQPGGVQGMMGGGNFASSPGSMQMPQQSRNFFESPQQQQQQQQQGSSTQEGQQNFNPMQQAYIQFAMQAQHQKAQQQARMGMVGSSSVGKDQDARMGMLNMQDLNPSSQPQASSSKPSGDQFARGERQTESSSQQRNETKSHPQQQVGTGQLMPGNMIRPMQAPQAQQLVNNMGNNQLAFAQQWQAMQAWARERNIDLSHPANASQMAHILQARMAAQQKAGEGNVASQSPSIPISSQPASSSVVPGENSPHANSASDISGQSGSAKARHALSTGSFASTSSPRMVNPAMNPFSGQGRENPMYPRHLVQPTNGMPSGNPLQTSANETPVLDQNASTKKSLGPAEHLQMQQPRQLNTPTPNLVAPSDTGPLSNSSLQSGQGTQQAQQRSGFTKQQLHVLKAQILAFRRLKKGEGSLPPELLQAISPPPLELQTQRQISPAIGKVQDRSSDKTGEDQARSLECGKESQAAASSNGPIFSKEEDNVGDTEVALTTGHSQLFQNLGKEATSTDVATKEEQQTDVFPVKSDQGADSSTQKNPRSDSTADKGKAVASDGSQSKVPPQANSPQPPKDTASARKYYGPLFDFPFFTRKLDSYGSATANANNNLTLAYDIKDLICEEGAEFLSKKRTDSLKKINGLLAKNLERKRIRPDLVLRLQIEEKKLRLSDLQSRVREEVDRQQQEIMSMPDRPYRKFVRLCERQRLEMNRQVLANQKAVREKQLKTIFQWRKKLLEAHWAIRDARTARNRGVAKYHEKMLREFSKRKDDGRNKRMEALKNNDVERYREMLLEQQTNMPGDAAERYAVLSSFLTQTEDYLHKLGGKITATKNQQEVEEAANAAAVAARLQGLSEEEVRAAATCAREEVVIRNRFTEMNAPKENSSVNKYYTLAHAVNEVVVRQPSMLQAGTLRDYQLVGLQWMLSLYNNKLNGILADEMGLGKTVQVMALIAYLMEFKGNYGPHLIIVPNAVLVNWKSELHTWLPSVSCIYYVGTKDQRSKLFSQVKFEKFNVLVTTYEFIMYDRSKLSKVDWKYIIIDEAQRMKDRESVLARDLDRYRCQRRLLLTGTPLQNDLKELWSLLNLLLPDVFDNRKAFHDWFAQPFQKEGPAHNIEDDWLETEKKVIVIHRLHQILEPFMLRRRVEDVEGSLPAKVSVVLRCRMSAIQSAVYDWIKATGTLRVDPDDEKLRAQKNPIYQAKIYRTLNNRCMELRKACNHPLLNYPYFNDFSKDFLVRSCGKLWILDRILIKLQRTGHRVLLFSTMTKLLDILEEYLQWRRLVYRRIDGTTSLEDRESAIVDFNDPDTDCFIFLLSIRAAGRGLNLQTADTVVIYDPDPNPKNEEQAVARAHRIGQTREVKVIYMEAVVEKLSSHQKEDELRSGGSVDLEDDMAGKDRYIGSIEGLIRNNIQQYKIDMADEVINAGRFDQRTTHEERRMTLETLLHDEERYQETVHDVPSLHEVNRMIARSEEEVELFDQMDEEFDWTEEMTNHEQVPKWLRASTREVNATVADLSKKPSKNMLSSSNLIVQPGGPGGERKRGRPKSKKINYKEIEDDIAGYSEESSEERNIDSGNEEEGDIRQFDDDELTGALGDHQTNKGEFDGENPVCGYDYPPGSGSYKKNPPRDDAGSSGSSPESHRSKEMASPVSSQKFGSLSALDTRPGSVSKRLLDDLEEGEIAASGDSHIDLQRSGSWAHDRDEGDEEQVLQPTIKRKRSIRLRPRQTAERVDGSEMPAAQPLQVDRSYRSKLRTVVDSHSSRQDQSDSSSRLRSVPAKKVASTSKLHVSSPKSGRLNATQLTVEDNAEASRETWDGTSPISSSNAGARMSHIIQKRCKIVISKLQRRIDKEGQQIVPMLTNLWKRIQNGYAAGGVNNLLELREIDHRVERLEYAGVMELASDVQLMLRGAMQFYGFSHEVRSEAKKVHNLFFDLLKMSFPDTDFREARNALSFSGSAPTLVSTPTPRGAGISQGKRQKLVNEPETEPSSPQRSQQRENSRIRVQIPQKETKLGGTTSHTDESPILAHPGELVICKKKRKDREKSGPKTRTGGSSSPVSPPPAMIGRGLRSPVSGGVPRETRLAQQQRWPNQPTHPNNSGAAGDSVGWANPVKRLRTDSGKRRPSHL; encoded by the exons ATGCAATCTGGAGGCAGTGGCGGAGGGCCCGCTCGGAATCCGGCCATGGGTCCGGCTGGTCGGACTGCTTCCACGTCATCCGctgcttctccttcttcttcctcttcatctgtgcagcagcagcaacagcaacagcaacagcagcaacagcaacagcagcTGGCGTCTAGGCAG cagcagcagcagcacaGAAACTCAGATACAAACGAAAATATGTTTGCATATCAACCTGGTGGGGTTCAGGGAATGATGGGCGGTGGCAACTTTGCTTCGTCTCCGGGCTCTATGCAAATGCCTCAGCAGTCTAGAAATTTTTTTGAGTCTCctcagcaacaacaacaacaacaacaacagggTTCTTCTACCCAAGAGGGCCAGCAAAATTTTAATCCAATGCAGCAAGCGTATATTCAGTTTGCTATGCAGGCTCAGCATCAAAAAGCACAGCAGCAAGCTAGGATGGGAATGGTGGGTTCATCAAGTGTGGGAAAGGATCAAGATGCACGAATGGGAATGTTGAATATGCAAGACTTGAATCCGTCTAGTCAGCCCCAGGCCTCATCATCGAAGCCATCGGGCGATCAGTTTGCTCGCGGTGAAAGGCAGACTGAATCAAGTTCTCAGCAAAGGAACGAAACAAAATCTCATCCTCAGCAGCAGGTGGGTACCGGACAACTAATGCCTGGAAATATGATAAGGCCAATGCAAGCACCACAGGCTCAGCAGCTTGTCAATAACATGGGAAACAACCAACTCGCATTTGCACAACAGTGGCAGGCAATGCAGGCATGGGCGCGTGAGCGTAATATCGATCTCTCACATCCTGCCAACGCCAGCCAAATGGCACACATCCTTCAGGCAAGAATGGCTGCTCAACAGAAAGCTGGTGAAGGCAATGTGGCCTCACAGTCACCATCTATTCCAATCTCTAGCCAGCCGGCTTCATCTTCGGTTGTTCCAGGTGAGAATTCACCACATGCCAACTCTGCTAGTGATATCTCTGGGCAGTCAGGATCAGCGAAGGCCAGACATGCATTATCTACTGGCTCATTTGCCTCGACTTCCAGTCCCAGAATGGTCAATCCTGCTATGAATCCCTTCTCCGGCCAAGGGAGAGAGAATCCAATGTATCCTCGACATTTAGTTCAGCCTACAAATGGGATGCCCTCAGGAAATCCCCTGCAGACTTCTGCAAATGAGACTCCTGTTTTGGATCAGAATgcatctacaaaaaaaagtttaggtCCTGCTGAACATTTGCAAATGCAGCAGCCTAGGCAACTGAATACACCGACTCCAAATTTAGTAGCGCCATCTGATACTGGTCCACTCAGTAACTCGTCCCTTCAGAGTGGACAGGGGACCCAACAAGCACAGCAGCGATCAGGATTTACCAAACAGCAACTCCATGTTCTCAAAGCCCAGATACTGGCATTTAGGCGTTTGAAG AAAGGGGAAGGTTCTTTGCCTCCGGAGCTTCTTCAAGCTATTTCTCCACCACCGCTTGAACTACAGACGCAGAGGCAAATATCTCCTGCCATAGGGAAAGTTCAGGATAGATCTTCAGACAAAACTGGAGAAGACCAAGCAAGGTCGCTAGAGTGTGGCAAGGAGTCTCAGGCTGCTGCTTCTTCAAATGGACCAATTTTTTCTAAAGAGGAAGATAATGTTGGAGATACAGAAGTAGCTTTGACGACAGGCCACAGCCAATTATTTCAAAACCTGGGAAAAGAAGCTACTTCTACTGACGTGGCTACGAAAGAGGAGCAACAGACTGATGTATTCCCTGTTAAGTCAGACCAAGGAGCAGATTCTAGTACTCAAAAGAATCCTAGAAGTGATTCTACAGCTGATAAGGGAAAGGCTGTTGCATCTGATGGAAGCCAATCTAAGGTTCCTCCACAAGCAAACTCTCCCCAGCCGCCCAAGGATACAGCCTCTGCCAGGAAATATTATGGACCGTTGTTTGATTTTCCCTTTTTCACTCGAAAACTTGACTCTTATGGGTCTGCAACAGCCAATGCCAATAACAATCTCACATTAGCATATGATATTAAAGATCTGATTTGTGAAGAAGGTGCAGAGTTCCTTAGTAAGAAAAGAACAGACagtttgaagaagataaatggTCTGCTAgcaaaaaatttagaaaggAAAAGGATTAGGCCTGATCTTGTTTTACGGCTTcaaattgaagagaaaaagcTTAGGCTATCTGATCTTCAGTCTCGTGTTAGAGAGGAAGTAGATCGACAACAACAGGAGATAATGTCCATGCCGGATAGGCCGTACCGCAAATTTGTGAGGTTATGCGAACGGCAACGCCTAGAAATGAATAGACAAGTACTGGCCAATCAGAAAGCTGTCAGAGAGAAGCAGCTGAAAACCATTTTTCAGTGGCGTAAGAAACTCCTTGAGGCTCATTGGGCTATACGTGATGCACGCACTGCTCGTAACAGGGGAGTGGCCAAATACCATGAAAAGATGTTGAGAGAGttttcaaagagaaaagatgatgGCCGCAACAAAAGGATGGAGGCCTTGAAGAATAATGATGTAGAAAGATACAGGGAGATGTTGCTGGAACAGCAAACTAATATGCCTGGTGATGCTGCTGAAAGATATGCTgttctctcttcatttttgACCCAAACCGAAGATTATCTTCATAAACTTGGAGGTAAGATTACTGCCACAAAAAATCAACAGGAAGTGGAGGAGGCAGCAAATGCTGCAGCAGTAGCAGCGAGATTGCAG GGGTTGTCAGAAGAAGAGGTCAGGGCAGCAGCTACTTGTGCTCGAGAAGAAGTTGTGATCAGAAATAGATTTACGGAAATGAATGCgccaaaagaaaattcatcTGTCAACAA GTACTATACTCTGGCTCATGCTGTAAATGAAGTGGTTGTAAGACAACCTTCAATGCTTCAGGCTGGAACTTTGCGTGATTACCAGCTG GTTGGATTACAATGGATGCTATCGTTgtataataacaaattaaacgGGATCTTGGCTGATGAGATGGGTCTTGGAAAAACTGTTCAG GTAATGGCACTGATTGCTTACCTTATGGAGTTTAAAGGGAATTATGGACCGCATCTCATCATCGTTCCCAATGCTGTTCTGGTGAATTGGAAG AGTGAACTCCATACTTGGCTGCCATCTGTTTCATGCATATATTATGTTGGTACAAAGGATCAACGTTCAAAATTGTTCTCTCaggtaaaatttgaaaaa TTCAATGTCCTCGTTACGACTTATGAGTTCATTATGTATGATCGATCAAAACTCTCAAAAGTTGACTggaaatatattataattgatGAAGCACAACGGATGAAGGACAGAGAATCTGTTTTGGCCCGAGATCTTGACCGGTATCGCTGCCAGAGGAGATTACTTCTCACTGGAACACCTTTGCAG AACGATCTGAAAGAGCTTTGGTCACTATTGAACCTTCTCCTTCCTGATGTCTTTGACAATCGAAAAGCATTTCATGATTGGTTTGCGCAACCCTTTCAAAAAGAAGGTCCTGCGCATAATATAGAAGATGACTGGCTGGAGACTGAAAAAAAGGTCATAGTCATTCACAGACTTCATCAAATTTTAGAGCCATTCATGCTCAGACGCCGTGTTGAGGATGTGGAAGGGTCACTTCCTGCTAAG GTTTCTGTAGTCTTACGATGTAGAATGTCTGCTATTCAGAGTGCCGTTTATGATTGGATTAAAGCGACTGGAACTCTTAGAGTTGATCCAGACGATGAAAAACTTAGGGCTCAAAAGAATCCGATATACCAAGCCAAGATATATAGAACTTTAAATAATAGGTGCATGGAGTTGAGGAAAGCCTGCAATCATCCTTTGCTCAATTATCCATATTTCAATGACTTTTCCAAAGATTTCCTCGTAAGGTCATGTGGAAAATTGTGGATTCTGGACAGGATCCTTATAAAGCTACAGAGGACAGGCCATCGTGTATTGCTCTTCAGTACAATGACTAAACTTCTTGATATCTTGGAAGAGTATCTACAATGGAGAAGGCTTGTATACAGAAGAATTGATGGGACTACCAGCCTAGAAGATCGGGAATCAGCTATTGTGGACTTCAATGATCCTGATACGGATTGCTTTATCTTCTTGCTTAGTATACGTGCAGCTGGACGGGGTCTCAACCTTCAGACTGCTGACACAGTTGTTATATATGATCCTGATCCAAATCCCAAGAATGAGGAACAAGCAGTTGCCAGAGCCCATCGTATAGGGCAGACAAGGGAAGTAAAAGTGATTTATATGGAGGCAGTTGTTGAAAAACTCTCCAGCCATCAAAAGGAGGACGAGCTTAGAAGTGGTGGTTCAGTAGACCTAGAGGATGACATGGCTGGGAAGGACCGATATATAGGATCTATAGAGGGTCTCATAAGGAATAATATTCAACAGTATAAGATTGACATGGCTGATGAGGTCATTAATGCTGGTCGTTTTGACCAAAGGACAACTCATGAAGAGCGACGAATGACATTGGAGACTTTATTGCATGACGAAGAGAGATATCAAGAAACTGTCCATGATGTACCTTCTCTGCATGAGGTGAACAGAATGATTGCCAGAAGCGAGGAGGAAGTTGAGTTATTTGATCAGATGGATGAAGAATTTGACTGGACGGAGGAGATGACTAATCATGAGCAGGTGCCTAAGTGGCTTCGAGCTAGTACCAGAGAGGTGAATGCTACTGTTGCTGATTTGTCTAAGAAACCGTCAAAGAACATGTTGTCTAGCAGTAACCTGATTGTACAACCTGGTGGACCTGGAGGTGAGAGAAAAAGGGGCCGGCCCAAGAGCAAAAAGATTAACTACAAGGAAATTGAAGATGACATTGCAGGTTACTCTGAGGAAAGCTCTGAGGAAAGGAACATTGATTCTGggaatgaagaagagggaGATATTCGAcaatttgatgatgatgaacttaCTGGCGCTCTTGGAGATCATCAAACCAACAAGGGAGAATTTGATGGAGAGAACCCCGTCTGTGGTTATGATTATCCTCCGGGTTCTggtagttataaaaaaaatcctccTCGTGATGATGCTGGTTCGTCAGGATCTTCTCCAGAGAGCCATAGATCGAAAGAAATGGCATCTCCTGTTTCTTCACAAAAGTTTGGCTCTTTGTCTGCATTGGACACTAGGCCAGGTTCTGTCTCTAAAAGACTG CTGGATGACCTAGAAGAGGGGGAAATAGCAGCATCAGGGGATTCTCACATAGATCTCCAACGATCAGGAAGTTGGGCCCATGACCGTGATGAAGGGGATGAAGAACAGGTTCTGCAACCTACGATAAAACGGAAACGGAGTATTCGTCTAAGACCCCGTCAGACGGCAGAAAGAGTTGACGGTAGTGAGATGCCTGCAGCTCAGCCATTGCAAGTGGATCGTAGCTACCGATCAAAGTTAAGGACAGTTGTTGACTCGCATAGTTCAAGACAAGATCAGAGTGATTCGTCCTCGAGACTAAGGAGTGTACCTGCAAAGAAGGTAGCTAGTACTTCCAAACTCCATGTCTCATCACCAAAATCTGGTAGATTGAATGCTACACAGCTTACCGTGGAGGATAACGCTGAAGCTTCCAGAGAAACATGGGATGGAACTAGTCCTATTAGCTCTTCAAATGCTGGTGCAAGAATGTCCCACATCATACAGAAACGG TGCAAAATCGTGATTAGCAAGCTCCAGAGGAGAATCGACAAGGAAGGTCAGCAGATTGTACCTATGCTGACAAATTTGTGGAAGAGAATTCAGAATGGTTATGCAGCTGGAGGTGTAAATAACCTTTTGGAACTACGAGAGATAGACCACCGGGTAGAAAGACTAGAGTATGCAGGAGTTATGGAACTCGCATCTGACGTGCAGTTAATGCTAAGGGGAGCAATGCAATTCTATGGGTTTTCACATGAG GTGAGATCTGAAGCAAAGAAGGTTCACAATCTGTTCTTTGATCTATTAAAGATGTCTTTCCCAGACACAGATTTCCGGGAAGCAAGGAATGCTCTTTCCTTTTCTGGCTCAGCCCCAACTTTGGTGTCTACACCAACCCCAAGAGGAGCAGGAATTAGCCAAGGCAAGAGGCAAAAGTTAGTAAACGAGCCGGAAACCGAGCCAAGCTCTCCTCAGAGATCTCAACAACGTGAGAACTCAAGGATCAGAGTACAGATACCgcagaaagaaacaaagcttGGGGGGACAACAAGCCACACTGATGAATCCCCAATATTAGCTCATCCAGGGGAATTAGTAATCTgcaagaaaaagaggaaagacCGAGAGAAGTCTGGTCCGAAAACCCGAACTGGTGGCTCCAGCAGCCCAGTTTCACCACCTCCAGCAATGATTGGTCGTGGTCTTAGAAGTCCTGTGTCTGGTGGAGTTCCAAGGGAAACAAGGCTAGCACAACAGCAGCGGTGGCCAAACCAACCCACTCATCCAAACAACAGCGGTGCGGCCGGTGATTCTGTGGGATGGGCAAATCCGGTGAAGAGGTTAAGGACAGATTCTGGTAAAAGACGGCCTAGCCATTTATAG